The Phaeobacter inhibens DSM 16374 genome segment CACCGCCAGCGTGCGCGGGATGCGGCTGATCAGCAGCAGCTGCGCCGCCTTTGGGTCCTGCAACAGCGCAAGCGGTGAGGTCTGATTGACCCCGATTGCGCAGCTCAGTCCCGCCAGCAGCACCAAAAGCAACAGGCACAGGCAGATCGCGCCGCGTGCGGATCTGCCCGGCCCGATTGCGGATCCCGTAGCGTCAGCCACCGACGGCAAAGCCCGCACGGATCTGCTCCAGCGTGGCTGTCATCGACTGGATTCCACCGCCTGCAATGTAGATCGCAGCGGAGTCGAGATAGATGATCTGACCTTTTTTCCAGGCTTCGGTTCCGGTCACCAGCGCATTGTCCAGCGTGGCGGCGGCGGCCTGATTGTCCTGCCCGATGGCGCTGGCCCGATCGATGACAATCAGCCAGTCGGGGTTGGCCTGCGCGATATATTCAAATGAGATCGCCTCACCATGGGTTGCGGCCTCGGCCGCCTTTGCGGTCTGGGCCTCATCGCCAGAGGTCGCCTCGGGCTGCTCGATCACCGCCTCCGGCAGGTTGAGCGCGCCATGCAACCAGCCAAAGCGGGACTGAGCGCCATAGGTGGTCACCTTCGGCCCGTTGGTCATCACGATCAGCGCCCGTCCACGCCCATCAACGGCAGCCCGCGCCGCCTCAAGCTTGGCCAGAAACGCGGCCTCTAGGGCTGCCGCCGTCGCAGAGCGTTCCATCAGCGCGCCATAGCTGCGCAGCCGCGACAGCGCCAGATCAACGTGGCTCGCGCCCCAGATGGTCATATCAATGGTGGGCGCGATCTCCGACAGCGCCTCAACCTGACGGGAGGAGCGGCCACCCGCTACGATCAGGTCCGGCGCCAGTCCCGCAATCGCCTCGAAATCCGGCTCAAACAGCGTCCCCATTGGGGCCGCCTCGGCCTGCTGTTTGTTCAGATAATCCACATAAAGCCGCGACGGCAGCCCCGCGATGGGCACCTCCAGCGCTGCCAGCGTGTCGGCGGCGGCGATGTCCAGCACCACAATTTTCTGCGGCAGCGCAGGCAGCTCCCGCATGCCCAAAGCCGTCATGACAGGCACCGTGGCGCGGTCTGTGTCTGTTGTGATCTGATCTGCTGCAGCCGGGCCGACCAGCCCAAGCATCAGCGCAGCCGCCAGCTGCAATCGCGTCCATTTTGCCATGTGTTCAATCCCGTCAGATGGATAACGGCTGGCAATCAGGCTGGCTCAAAATCGCCCGCTTGTTAGGCCGGGTGGCGGCAAAAGTCCAGAGACCATTCCCGCCCGCGCCCCGTCGCAGGTGACCCGTGACGCTGCGTCCGGGGCGACAGCGGGAAATAATTTTAACGCCCTGCTTGCGCGGGGGACCATTGCTCACTATGAGACCGACAGCCCCAAAGCGGGCGCAGCCAGGTTACCCCAGCTAACTCCAGTTTATCACGCGGGTTACCATGGCACATACCACAGCACATAAATCATCCATCCTCCTGACCGGTCTGCTGTGCAGCACGGCCCTGACGGTGTTTTCCGCAACCAAAGGCCACGCAGAGGGCGACGGCGTCCTGTCACTGGACCCGATCATCGTGAAGCAGCGCGATGCCGACGGCGACGCCGCAGACCGCGCAACCGCCGTCTATGTCGCAGATGCCGAAATCGAACGCGCCGCGATGGGCGATCTCAAGGATCTGTTTGCAGGCATCGCCTCCGTTTCGGTTGGCGGCGCCATTCCCGTCGCGCAGAAAATCTATGTCAACGGGATCGACATGCTGAAACTGGCGGTGCAGGTGGATGGCGTCAGCCAGAACAACCGCGTGTTTCACCACGCCAGCGCCAATGCCTTTGATCCTGGCCTGATGAAATCCGTGCGGGTTGACCCCGGTGTGGCCCCCGCCGATGCAGGCCCCGGTGCGCTGGCTGGCCGGGTGGTCATGGAAACCATCGATGCCGAAGATATCCTGACCGAAGGCCAGGCCATTGGCGGCAAAACACGCCTCAGCTACGGTGAAAATGGCGATACCTTCGGCACCTCGCTGACGCTGGCAGGGCAATCCAACGGTTTCGAGATCCTGCTCTACGGCAAGCGCATGACCGGTGACGACTACACCGATGGTGCCGGCAACACCGTGGGAGGCACCCGCAGCGACCTGACAGCCGGCCTGCTGAAACTGGCCTATGAGACCGACGCCGGACACCGGTTTGAATTCTCCGGCCAGCAGATGCAGGACACCGCCCTGCGCAACCGCCGCGCCAATTTCGGCACCGCCTCCTTCAACCCACTGGACACGGTCTACGACACCAAGCGCACCGTCTATTCGCTGCGCTACGAGGATGTGAACGGCGGCGGCAACTGGGATCCCTCGGCCACCATCGGTTTTTCCGAGAATGAGATCGGCAGCATCGGCACCACCGAAACCAGCGTGGGTGTGACCCGGACCTATTCCGCGACCTTCCAGAACCGCTTCCACCTGTCGGAAAGCGACACCATCACGGCCGGGATTGATTTTCAGGACCAGAAAAGCTCCGCCAGCGGCGACTACTGGGGCACCAACCGCCCCTCCGAGACCAGCCAGACCATCGGCGTCTTTGCGCAGGCCCGCCTGCAACCCAGTGACCGGCTCAAGGTCTCCGCCGGTCTGCGCTATGACTGGAATGCCTTCACCGGGCAGGATTTTGGCCAAAGCGGTCGCCCCTATGAGCAGGACAGCTCCGGGCTGAGCGGCAATCTCTCCATCGTCTATGACGTCAATGATGCGCTGTCACTGCGGGCAGGCTATTCCAACGTCTTTGGCGGCATCGGGATTGAGGATAACTTCCTGTTCTTCCGCGATTGGGATTACTCCGCCCTGAAACCGCGCCGAGCCAGCAACGTGGTGGTCGGTGCCGACTGGCAAAGCGGCAACTGGACCCTCGGTGCCGAGGCCTTCCAGACCAAGATCGACGACACCCGCGATGTCGCAGGCCCGACAGTGACCAGCTATGATTTCGAAAGCCGGGGCTACAATCTGGGCGCCACCTATGGCTGGGACAGCGGCTTTGCCCGTCTGACCTTCACCGACAGCGAAACCCGCGTCAACGGCGCCGCCACCTCCAGCTACTACGTGCTGGATTCCGGCGCCCCGATCGGTCAGGTGCTCGCGCTTGAGGTGCAGCAGGAACTGCCACAATGGGACCTGGTTGTTGGCGGCCATATTGATGCGGCCTTCGACTACGACCAGCAGCTGAATGAGGCCGACGCCACAACCCAGCTTGAAGGCTACGAGGTTCTGAACCTCTTTGCCGAATACCGCCCGGCGGCCTATGACAACGTGACGATCCGCGCCGAGATCAACAACGTCTTTGATCGTCAATACGCCGACCGCGCCACCTATGGCGGCGACTACCCCGGCTTTCCCACGCTGAAAGAGCCGGGCCGTTCGGTCTCACTCGTGGCCAACGTCTCCTTCTGAGGCACCGGCCTGATCGCCTTCGACCCCTGACCTGCGGGCGTGCCTCTTTTGTGGGCGCGCCTGCTTCGGCAAGAATACACCTATCGCGATAAAGCGCCTTTTGAATCATGCTGGTATTTCCTAGTTAACGCGCATGACATCATGCCAATGCGGTCGGATCCTTCCCGCCGCTTAGCCGCCAGCATTCCGCCAGTTCCCATTTCAAATCGCCAGACGGAGTCACCCGCCGGGATCACCATGCCGGTGAACCTGTGGTCCTGTCCGGCATGGCTGCGGAACCGCTGTGAGAGATGCACCAAATTCAACACCGACCCATCCGGATAACCCGGTTTTCGGGGGCCGCCCGGCCTGTGGGGCCACACCCATGATCGCCTGTCAAACCGCGCTGATCCCCGCGCCGACACCTGCACAGGCCGATACCTCCGGCTGCGCCATCGCCGCGCAGACTGCGCTGGCCGCCAGTCTTCAGGCGCTGGTCAACGGTTTCCTGCGCGAATGCCCCTCATTGCCCGAAGACCGCAGGCCATCCTCCACGGATCCACGCCCTCAGATCGACATCGCACTGGCACATACCCCTGCAATGCTGCGCCTTCAGCTGCGTTATGTCTCAATGACCGGACCGCTGAAATTCGGCGCCGCTCAGCTGCGCTTCAGCGGTGAGCGCTACTGGCAGCCTGTCCCGCCGACGCAAGTGATCAGCCTGATCGCTCAGGAGTGTTTCCATCGCGCCGGGGCGACGGATCCCGCCAAACTCCCCGCATTTCTCCGCGCCATTTTCAACAGCAACGCCGAGATCGAAGCCGCCCTCCACCACACCGCCGCTGCCCGTCCCACCGGGTTCCACCAGGCCGAGCAATCGCTGGTCTATGGCCACTGGCTGCATCCCACACCCAAGAGCCGGGATGGCATGACAGACTGGCAACAGGTGGCCTATGCCCCTGAGTATGCCGGTGAATTCCAGCTGCACCTCTTTGCCGCACGGGCCGATATCACCCGCCAAGACAGCGCGGTCGCGCCGGTTTGCGAAATCCTGACCGAAATCCCCGGCCTGATAGACGACCTGCTGGATGGCCGTTCCCTGCGGCCCGGTGAGCAGCTGATCCCGGCGCATCCGCTGCAGGCGCAGGCGCTGTTGCTGACCCCTGCGGTGCAAGCGCTGCTCGCCAGCGGTCAGCTGCGCAACCTTGGCCCTGCTGGCCCCCGTTTCACAGCCAGCTCCTCGCTGCGGACGGTCTTTGCCGCCGATTGTCCATGGATGCTGAAATTCTCGGTTCCTGTGCGGCTGACCAATTCGCTGCGCGTCACCCTCACCAGTGAGTTGCAGCAGGGCGTCGCGATGGCGCGGCTGCTGCGCCGGTTGAACATCACGGACAGCCTGCCGCAGTTTCAGATCATCGACGACCCCGCCTATCTGACCGTGACCGACCCGAAGGGCGGCGAAAGTGGGTTTGAGGTGATCTTTCGCCGCAACCCGTTTCAGGGCGCGGCCGGTGACGGGATCTTTACGCTGGCGGCCCTCACTGCGGATCCGCGCCCGGGGCGCGCCTCGCTGCTGGCCACGCAAATCAGCGATCTCGCCGCGCGCCAGCGCAGCAACCGCAGACAGGCGGCGACGCGCTGGTTCGGCGCCTATCTCGACTGTATGCTCACCCCGGTTCTGACGCTCTATGACCGGCACGGCATCGCCCTTGAGGCGCATCAGCAGAACGCCTTACTGGATCTGTCCGAGGGGCTGCCCCGGCAGGGCTTCTATCGCGACAATCAGGGCTATTTCATCACCGAAGACGCCTTTGCCCAGCTGAGCAGGATGGAGCCGAGCCTCGCCGATGTGCCTGCTCTGGTGTTCAGCCGCAGCCATATCAATGCGCGGCTGACCTATTACCTTGTGGTC includes the following:
- a CDS encoding siderophore ABC transporter substrate-binding protein, with translation MAKWTRLQLAAALMLGLVGPAAADQITTDTDRATVPVMTALGMRELPALPQKIVVLDIAAADTLAALEVPIAGLPSRLYVDYLNKQQAEAAPMGTLFEPDFEAIAGLAPDLIVAGGRSSRQVEALSEIAPTIDMTIWGASHVDLALSRLRSYGALMERSATAAALEAAFLAKLEAARAAVDGRGRALIVMTNGPKVTTYGAQSRFGWLHGALNLPEAVIEQPEATSGDEAQTAKAAEAATHGEAISFEYIAQANPDWLIVIDRASAIGQDNQAAAATLDNALVTGTEAWKKGQIIYLDSAAIYIAGGGIQSMTATLEQIRAGFAVGG
- a CDS encoding IucA/IucC family protein; protein product: MIACQTALIPAPTPAQADTSGCAIAAQTALAASLQALVNGFLRECPSLPEDRRPSSTDPRPQIDIALAHTPAMLRLQLRYVSMTGPLKFGAAQLRFSGERYWQPVPPTQVISLIAQECFHRAGATDPAKLPAFLRAIFNSNAEIEAALHHTAAARPTGFHQAEQSLVYGHWLHPTPKSRDGMTDWQQVAYAPEYAGEFQLHLFAARADITRQDSAVAPVCEILTEIPGLIDDLLDGRSLRPGEQLIPAHPLQAQALLLTPAVQALLASGQLRNLGPAGPRFTASSSLRTVFAADCPWMLKFSVPVRLTNSLRVTLTSELQQGVAMARLLRRLNITDSLPQFQIIDDPAYLTVTDPKGGESGFEVIFRRNPFQGAAGDGIFTLAALTADPRPGRASLLATQISDLAARQRSNRRQAATRWFGAYLDCMLTPVLTLYDRHGIALEAHQQNALLDLSEGLPRQGFYRDNQGYFITEDAFAQLSRMEPSLADVPALVFSRSHINARLTYYLVVNQIFAVIWRMGCDRLVPEQALLHQLRDHLQQMMPQLTGAARALVSDLLQAPRLATKANLLTRLHDLDELQTDTQEGLFLEMPNPLAALRTQTTEAVADAFA
- a CDS encoding TonB-dependent receptor plug domain-containing protein → MAHTTAHKSSILLTGLLCSTALTVFSATKGHAEGDGVLSLDPIIVKQRDADGDAADRATAVYVADAEIERAAMGDLKDLFAGIASVSVGGAIPVAQKIYVNGIDMLKLAVQVDGVSQNNRVFHHASANAFDPGLMKSVRVDPGVAPADAGPGALAGRVVMETIDAEDILTEGQAIGGKTRLSYGENGDTFGTSLTLAGQSNGFEILLYGKRMTGDDYTDGAGNTVGGTRSDLTAGLLKLAYETDAGHRFEFSGQQMQDTALRNRRANFGTASFNPLDTVYDTKRTVYSLRYEDVNGGGNWDPSATIGFSENEIGSIGTTETSVGVTRTYSATFQNRFHLSESDTITAGIDFQDQKSSASGDYWGTNRPSETSQTIGVFAQARLQPSDRLKVSAGLRYDWNAFTGQDFGQSGRPYEQDSSGLSGNLSIVYDVNDALSLRAGYSNVFGGIGIEDNFLFFRDWDYSALKPRRASNVVVGADWQSGNWTLGAEAFQTKIDDTRDVAGPTVTSYDFESRGYNLGATYGWDSGFARLTFTDSETRVNGAATSSYYVLDSGAPIGQVLALEVQQELPQWDLVVGGHIDAAFDYDQQLNEADATTQLEGYEVLNLFAEYRPAAYDNVTIRAEINNVFDRQYADRATYGGDYPGFPTLKEPGRSVSLVANVSF